One window of Rhodothermales bacterium genomic DNA carries:
- a CDS encoding oxidoreductase, with product MVTALFIEEKGKNPAVNLREVPLDSLPEGDLDVEVLWSSLNYKDALALTGRSPIVRAPFPFVPGIDLAGRVLASRSPTFAPGDMVLQTGWGLGENRWGGYAGRACLRSEHVVPLPEGMSAREAMIVGTAGFTAMLACMAIQAHGVADGPIAVTGASGGVGSISVALLARLGHEVVASTGSGDPGYLQELGASRIIGRDDLASGAHRALDSGRWGGAVDSVGGSTLEALISQTMTRGAIAACGLAGGHELNTTVFPFILRGVGLLGIDSNTCPDALRREAWSRLRDLMDGELYALLAAETDLAGVHGEAVALLGGKKRGRTVVRCA from the coding sequence ATGGTAACAGCACTGTTCATCGAGGAGAAAGGCAAAAACCCGGCAGTAAACCTGCGAGAGGTGCCGCTGGATTCGCTGCCGGAGGGTGATCTGGACGTAGAGGTGCTTTGGTCGAGCCTCAACTACAAGGATGCCCTGGCCCTGACCGGCAGAAGCCCCATTGTGCGTGCACCGTTTCCGTTTGTCCCGGGGATCGATCTCGCCGGCCGGGTGCTGGCATCACGGTCCCCGACGTTTGCGCCTGGTGACATGGTGCTGCAGACCGGGTGGGGACTCGGCGAGAACCGCTGGGGTGGCTATGCCGGGAGAGCCTGCCTTAGATCGGAGCATGTGGTCCCACTTCCAGAGGGCATGTCGGCTCGCGAGGCGATGATTGTCGGCACCGCCGGCTTCACCGCCATGCTCGCCTGCATGGCGATACAAGCGCATGGTGTGGCCGATGGGCCCATCGCCGTTACGGGAGCGTCCGGTGGGGTCGGCAGCATATCGGTGGCGCTGCTCGCCCGCCTGGGCCACGAGGTCGTGGCATCCACCGGCTCGGGAGATCCCGGTTACCTCCAGGAGTTGGGTGCCTCCCGCATCATCGGGCGCGACGACCTGGCCTCGGGAGCGCATCGTGCGCTGGATTCCGGGCGATGGGGTGGTGCCGTGGACAGCGTGGGCGGTTCGACCCTCGAGGCGCTCATCAGTCAGACCATGACCCGGGGAGCGATCGCCGCCTGCGGGCTGGCAGGGGGGCATGAGCTCAACACCACCGTGTTTCCGTTCATTTTGCGGGGTGTGGGACTGCTCGGCATCGACTCAAATACGTGTCCGGATGCCCTGAGGCGGGAGGCCTGGTCCCGTCTGCGTGATCTCATGGACGGAGAGTTGTACGCGCTGCTGGCCGCGGAAACGGACCTGGCCGGCGTGCATGGAGAGGCCGTGGCGCTACTCGGCGGCAAGAAGCGTGGGCGAACCGTGGTTCGGTGCGCATGA
- a CDS encoding NUDIX hydrolase, with amino-acid sequence MKKSDRAWTTLSSAYVLRRRWMNLRMDHVRLPSGAEMPEFHVLEYPDWAATICIREDGRHVLVEQYRYGVHRLSLEFASGAIDPGESPEDGARRELLEETGYAADTFTHLGVFAPDPSKHTNWAHLYVAHGAKQVAEPQPDAGEDLRLVTLEVDELRQAVADNRIIHGIHIAAIGLAEARGLLR; translated from the coding sequence ATGAAAAAAAGTGACAGGGCCTGGACCACGTTGAGCAGCGCGTATGTGCTTCGAAGACGGTGGATGAACCTGCGTATGGACCACGTGCGACTGCCGTCCGGTGCCGAGATGCCCGAGTTCCACGTGCTGGAGTATCCGGATTGGGCCGCAACCATCTGCATCCGGGAGGACGGTCGGCACGTACTGGTGGAACAATACCGGTACGGGGTGCACCGTCTGAGTCTTGAGTTTGCCTCGGGAGCCATCGATCCCGGAGAATCTCCGGAGGATGGCGCCAGAAGGGAGCTTCTCGAGGAGACCGGTTATGCAGCCGATACCTTTACGCATCTCGGAGTCTTTGCACCGGATCCCTCGAAACACACGAACTGGGCGCACCTGTACGTTGCACACGGAGCAAAACAGGTCGCTGAGCCGCAACCGGACGCAGGTGAGGACCTGCGGCTCGTCACCCTTGAGGTGGACGAACTTCGACAGGCCGTTGCCGACAACCGCATCATCCATGGGATTCACATTGCCGCGATTGGTCTTGCCGAGGCGCGCGGGCTGCTGCGCTAG
- a CDS encoding type II/IV secretion system protein, producing the protein MANGEFGMGSKFARNRGTRERANAQEDGSLPEVTFEAACRNDRVVYRLIDKGVITENDVRAAYGEWTIGRENGVRVPLWRMLTLATELDTETIYFEASKVYAFEEAEIEEKQVLKFLEEHRESFDEEAWDGMLELFLLPIALDTEPLSGETRWTFATHDPTRPEIHQLLKRMDVRRFEVRYCPEAELATLVTESFVSRNEYLERLENAQDFFDIGHQADVGEDLVTDQALEQEIKGSKLINLFEAALIEAVKIGTSDLHIFPNPDGKIEIHFRVDGELTMWYREETVRAEAFLAVVKDNAVNVDRFERDRAQDGFIQRWIDETLIRFRVSVLPIATARQEISAESIVIRVLDDRKVLTDLRKIGLLETAMKRFEMAIRQPNGMVILTGPTGSGKSTTLVAALHQVVTPKVNVLTVEDPVEYIIRGVRQIKLSHKLDLEGALRAILRHDPDIVMVGEMRDRQTAELAVKLANTGHLCFSTLHTNDAPSAVSRLFKMGVEPFLIAYAINLVVAQRLVRRLCPDCKRPDPAPDEDLLQFLGFPPEASESGAIYIPGSDPNCPVCKGVGYKGRRAIAEVLPFTPAIRKIVMESETMVDEEALKDTAVSEGMLTLPDSAKELVMLTDTSVEEMMRVTGAEL; encoded by the coding sequence ATGGCGAACGGCGAGTTCGGTATGGGTAGCAAGTTTGCCCGCAACCGCGGAACGCGGGAGCGGGCAAACGCGCAGGAAGACGGTTCGCTTCCGGAGGTGACCTTCGAGGCCGCCTGCCGGAACGACCGCGTGGTGTACCGCCTGATCGACAAGGGCGTTATCACCGAAAACGACGTGCGCGCTGCCTATGGCGAATGGACCATCGGCCGGGAAAACGGCGTGCGCGTGCCGCTCTGGCGCATGCTGACGCTGGCCACCGAGCTGGATACGGAAACCATCTACTTCGAAGCCTCCAAGGTGTACGCCTTCGAGGAGGCTGAAATCGAAGAAAAGCAGGTGCTCAAGTTCCTCGAGGAGCACCGGGAATCGTTCGATGAGGAGGCATGGGATGGCATGTTGGAGCTGTTCCTGCTGCCGATCGCCCTGGATACGGAGCCCCTTTCCGGTGAGACTCGCTGGACGTTCGCAACGCACGACCCGACCAGGCCGGAGATCCATCAGCTCCTGAAGCGCATGGACGTGCGCCGGTTTGAGGTCCGGTACTGCCCGGAAGCCGAACTGGCCACCCTGGTAACGGAAAGCTTCGTCAGCAGGAACGAATACCTCGAGCGACTCGAGAACGCCCAGGACTTCTTCGACATCGGCCACCAGGCCGATGTGGGCGAGGATCTGGTCACCGACCAGGCCCTGGAGCAGGAGATCAAGGGTTCCAAGCTCATCAACCTGTTTGAGGCTGCCCTGATCGAGGCGGTTAAAATCGGTACCTCGGACCTGCACATATTCCCGAATCCCGACGGTAAGATCGAAATCCACTTTCGGGTCGATGGCGAACTGACCATGTGGTACCGCGAAGAGACGGTACGCGCAGAGGCATTCCTGGCAGTGGTCAAGGACAACGCCGTCAACGTAGACCGTTTCGAGCGCGACCGGGCCCAGGACGGCTTCATTCAGCGCTGGATTGACGAAACGCTGATTCGTTTCCGCGTCAGTGTCCTGCCGATTGCCACGGCCCGGCAGGAGATCTCCGCCGAAAGCATCGTGATCCGAGTGCTTGACGACCGCAAGGTGCTGACCGACCTGCGCAAGATCGGCCTGCTCGAGACCGCCATGAAGCGGTTTGAGATGGCCATCCGCCAGCCCAACGGCATGGTCATCCTGACCGGGCCCACTGGATCGGGCAAGTCCACCACGCTGGTCGCAGCCCTGCATCAGGTGGTCACGCCCAAGGTGAACGTGCTCACCGTCGAGGACCCGGTCGAGTACATCATTCGCGGCGTGCGCCAGATCAAGCTGAGTCACAAACTGGACCTGGAGGGCGCGCTCCGGGCCATCCTGCGACACGACCCCGACATCGTGATGGTCGGAGAGATGCGTGACCGGCAGACCGCTGAACTCGCGGTGAAACTGGCCAACACCGGCCACCTCTGCTTTTCGACGCTGCACACCAACGATGCCCCTAGCGCCGTCTCCCGTTTGTTCAAGATGGGCGTGGAGCCGTTCCTCATCGCGTATGCCATCAACCTCGTCGTGGCCCAGCGCCTGGTGCGCCGCCTCTGCCCGGATTGCAAGCGCCCGGACCCCGCCCCGGATGAGGACCTGCTGCAGTTCCTCGGATTCCCACCCGAGGCCAGCGAATCGGGAGCCATCTACATCCCCGGCAGCGACCCCAACTGCCCGGTCTGCAAGGGCGTCGGGTACAAGGGCCGTCGGGCCATCGCCGAGGTGTTGCCCTTCACGCCCGCCATCCGAAAGATTGTGATGGAGTCCGAGACCATGGTTGACGAAGAGGCGCTCAAGGACACAGCCGTCTCCGAGGGCATGCTCACGCTGCCGGATTCCGCAAAGGAACTGGTCATGCTGACCGACACCAGTGTCGAGGAGATGATGCGGGTCACTGGCGCCGAACTGTAG
- the hppD gene encoding 4-hydroxyphenylpyruvate dioxygenase, which yields MAHSETLAAPDTASQTDFLPINGTDYVEFYVGNARQAAHYYQNAFGFQIIGYRGLETGSRDRTSFLLQQDKIRFVLTSALDPNSFIADHVRRHGDGIRDIALWVDDATYSFQATTERGARAVMEPQTLSDEHGEVVMASIATYGDTVHTFVERKNYAGLFLPGFKAWDNPFWKPSPVGLKYVDHCVGNVELGDMNTYVDFYADVMGFRNLISFDDSDISTEYTALMSKVMASGNDRIKFPINEPAHGRKKSQIDEYLEFYGGPGVQHVAMATDNILETVSALRSRGVEFLHVPTTYYDELQDRVGRIDENVAELGELGILVDRDDEGYLLQIFTKPVQDRPTVFYEIIQRKGARSFGKGNFKALFEAIEREQELRGTL from the coding sequence ATGGCCCATTCTGAGACCCTCGCCGCGCCGGATACGGCCTCCCAGACCGACTTTCTCCCGATCAACGGGACGGACTATGTAGAGTTCTACGTCGGCAACGCCCGGCAGGCAGCGCACTATTACCAGAACGCGTTCGGCTTCCAGATTATCGGCTATCGTGGTCTGGAGACCGGCAGTCGGGACAGGACAAGCTTCCTGCTTCAGCAGGACAAGATCCGCTTTGTGCTTACTTCGGCCCTGGACCCGAACAGCTTTATCGCCGACCACGTGCGGCGTCATGGTGACGGTATCCGGGACATCGCTCTCTGGGTCGACGATGCCACGTATTCGTTCCAGGCGACCACGGAGCGCGGGGCGCGGGCAGTGATGGAGCCGCAGACCCTGAGCGACGAGCACGGCGAAGTGGTCATGGCCTCGATTGCGACCTACGGCGATACGGTGCACACGTTTGTCGAGCGCAAGAACTATGCGGGACTGTTCTTGCCGGGATTCAAGGCCTGGGACAACCCATTCTGGAAGCCCAGTCCGGTCGGTCTCAAGTACGTCGACCACTGCGTGGGCAACGTCGAACTGGGCGACATGAACACGTACGTGGACTTCTACGCGGACGTGATGGGATTCCGGAACCTGATCTCCTTCGACGACAGTGATATCTCGACCGAGTACACGGCGCTGATGTCCAAGGTGATGGCCAGTGGGAACGACCGCATCAAGTTTCCCATCAACGAACCGGCCCATGGACGCAAGAAGAGCCAGATCGATGAGTATCTCGAGTTCTACGGCGGACCCGGCGTGCAGCACGTGGCCATGGCGACCGACAACATCCTGGAAACCGTCAGCGCCCTGCGCTCACGGGGCGTGGAGTTCCTGCACGTACCGACCACCTACTACGACGAGCTGCAGGACCGCGTCGGCCGGATTGACGAGAACGTCGCTGAACTCGGTGAACTCGGCATCCTCGTAGACCGGGATGACGAGGGGTATCTGCTGCAGATCTTTACCAAGCCGGTTCAGGACCGGCCGACCGTGTTCTACGAGATCATCCAGCGCAAGGGCGCACGCTCGTTCGGAAAGGGCAACTTCAAGGCCCTGTTCGAGGCCATCGAGCGGGAACAGGAGCTCCGCGGCACGCTCTAG
- a CDS encoding homogentisate 1,2-dioxygenase: protein MPHYVRMGRLPHKRHTQMRKEDGTLFSEEVIGAEGFSGISSIAYHLHPPTLVERTLDPIPYDIAYADQDFLAHRHILGHQVPSDGAWLESRKYIMGNSDVRLALAGPTEDMGYFYRNAQADEMVYVHDGEGELESPFGTVEFRQGDYVHIPRTITHRWRFTGDKRPRLLIIESFSEIRYPRRYKNDMGQLLEHSPYCERDIRPPTDLVTHDEEGEFEVRIKKHGYLHPIVYRYHPFDFVGWDGYMYPYAISIHDFEPITGRVHQPPPVHQMFAGRNFVICSFVPRLYDYHPKAIPAPYNHSNIDSDEVLYYAEGDFMSRRGINRGSFTLHPGGIAHGPHPGTAEASIGKRGTEELAVMVDTFRPLKLTQVALDNEEADYMLSWQPERHALPTNGQ, encoded by the coding sequence ATGCCACACTACGTCCGGATGGGGCGCCTTCCCCACAAGCGCCACACACAGATGCGCAAGGAAGACGGCACGCTCTTCAGTGAAGAGGTGATCGGTGCCGAGGGCTTCAGCGGCATCTCGTCAATCGCCTACCACCTGCACCCGCCAACGTTGGTGGAGCGCACGCTGGACCCGATTCCGTATGACATCGCCTACGCCGATCAGGATTTCCTGGCGCACCGGCATATCCTCGGGCACCAGGTGCCGTCTGACGGTGCCTGGCTGGAGTCACGGAAGTACATCATGGGCAACAGTGACGTGCGCCTGGCGCTGGCCGGCCCGACCGAAGACATGGGCTACTTCTACCGGAATGCCCAGGCCGATGAAATGGTGTACGTGCACGACGGCGAAGGCGAACTGGAGAGTCCCTTCGGCACGGTGGAGTTCCGGCAGGGGGACTATGTGCACATCCCGCGCACGATCACCCACCGGTGGCGATTCACCGGCGACAAGCGCCCCAGGCTGCTGATCATCGAGAGTTTCTCCGAGATCCGCTATCCCCGACGCTACAAGAACGACATGGGGCAGCTCCTGGAGCACAGCCCGTATTGCGAGCGCGACATACGGCCTCCGACGGATCTCGTCACCCATGACGAGGAAGGCGAGTTCGAGGTCCGCATCAAGAAGCACGGGTACCTCCACCCCATCGTCTATCGCTACCACCCGTTCGACTTCGTGGGCTGGGACGGCTACATGTATCCATACGCCATTTCCATCCACGACTTCGAGCCAATCACGGGCCGCGTGCACCAGCCGCCGCCGGTACATCAGATGTTCGCGGGGCGCAACTTCGTGATCTGCTCGTTTGTGCCGCGATTGTACGACTACCACCCGAAGGCCATCCCGGCCCCGTACAATCATTCCAACATTGATTCGGACGAGGTGCTGTACTACGCCGAAGGCGACTTCATGAGTCGAAGGGGAATCAATCGGGGCTCATTTACGCTGCATCCCGGGGGCATTGCCCATGGACCGCACCCCGGCACGGCGGAAGCGTCCATCGGCAAACGAGGCACCGAGGAACTGGCCGTGATGGTCGACACGTTCCGCCCCCTCAAGCTCACGCAAGTGGCCCTGGACAACGAGGAAGCCGACTACATGCTCTCCTGGCAACCCGAGCGTCACGCTCTGCCGACGAACGGACAGTAG
- a CDS encoding energy transducer TonB, with the protein MNPPEHRPSVRDRNEAYLSRVLVALVTVLLTGIVLVRLPWAPEAQNRVGWQVITSDEVIALENVRFEEGLSAAPGIVFEQPQERTVAPVMADEPVAGTEDGEEEEAEVESAGEPQQNRVERMERLVLAAAETMPEIRGGLGAYYINIRYPQKAIDEGIEGRLVLDFIVEKDGRASDILVYQSLHPLCDSAAVQALRQTLFMPGRSGGEAVAVRMRLPVLFQIVPTAGSSPDSVGSRL; encoded by the coding sequence ATGAATCCCCCCGAGCATCGTCCCTCCGTACGGGATCGCAATGAGGCTTACCTGAGCCGCGTCCTGGTAGCGCTCGTCACGGTGCTTCTGACCGGAATTGTACTGGTTCGACTTCCGTGGGCGCCAGAAGCGCAGAATCGCGTAGGCTGGCAGGTCATCACGAGCGATGAGGTGATTGCACTGGAAAACGTGCGATTCGAAGAGGGGCTTTCTGCTGCGCCCGGCATCGTCTTTGAGCAGCCCCAGGAACGGACCGTGGCCCCCGTGATGGCGGATGAGCCGGTGGCCGGAACCGAGGACGGTGAGGAGGAGGAGGCGGAGGTCGAGTCCGCCGGCGAGCCCCAGCAGAATCGCGTCGAGCGCATGGAGCGGCTGGTGCTCGCGGCCGCCGAGACCATGCCCGAGATTCGCGGCGGTCTGGGGGCGTATTACATCAACATCAGGTACCCGCAGAAGGCCATTGATGAGGGCATAGAGGGCCGGCTGGTGCTCGATTTCATCGTCGAAAAGGACGGCCGGGCCTCGGACATACTGGTCTATCAGTCGCTGCACCCGCTGTGTGACTCCGCCGCCGTACAGGCCCTCCGGCAAACCCTGTTCATGCCCGGGCGGTCCGGCGGCGAAGCCGTCGCTGTGCGCATGCGGCTGCCGGTCCTGTTCCAGATTGTACCGACGGCCGGCAGCAGCCCCGACAGCGTCGGCAGTCGCCTGTAG
- a CDS encoding AMP-binding protein, with product MNPASYPFSEDIAWHPDPEVVAGSNLTRFMQEHGIPDLDTLQQRSVEDREWFWHAVIQDLGIRFRKPYSRVMDAEGGPEFPRWCVGGRMNIVDSLLDRWIEDGHGERAALRFEGEDGTVRVLSYAELNAEVCRVANALRRAGIGPGDAVGLMMPMCVELAAAFLAVIKVGGIILPLFSGYGPSAVATRLRDAEAAALFTADGFRRRGRPVELKPTVDEALGHCPTVRTVIVLDHAGLAPPLATGRDISWSDFVDGQPDEAETREMDAEDVLMVIYTSGTTGRPKGAVHTHCGFPIKAAQDMVHAMDLKPGEVMYWMTDMGWMMGPWLVFGALAAGATMVFYDGAPDHPAPDRVWEVVSRHGVTHLGLSPVLVRALAPHGADLPGRHDLSALRAVGSTGSPWDPDSWRWLFRNVLEARKPILNYSGGTEISGGIVCGNFFRPLRPCAFSGPVPGMDADVLDEEGNPVRGAVGELAIRGPWIGMTRGFWGDRERYLDSYWRRFPGIWVHGDFAAIDEDGLWYILGRSDDTIKVAGKRLGPAEVEALLNAHPDVAESAAIGVPHEIKGEVVVAFCVPVPGTDGGEALRKGLYDRLTAELGKPLKPKAIYFVDALPKTRNSKVMRRVIRAAHLDLDPGDLSSLEDPATLDAIRQAR from the coding sequence ATGAATCCTGCTTCCTACCCCTTCTCCGAGGACATCGCCTGGCATCCGGATCCGGAGGTCGTAGCCGGAAGCAACCTGACCCGGTTCATGCAGGAGCACGGAATCCCTGATCTGGACACCCTGCAGCAGCGCAGTGTCGAAGACAGGGAATGGTTCTGGCACGCTGTGATTCAGGATCTCGGCATCCGGTTCAGAAAACCCTACAGCCGGGTCATGGATGCGGAGGGTGGCCCTGAATTCCCGCGGTGGTGTGTCGGGGGGCGCATGAACATTGTGGACAGTCTGCTGGACCGATGGATTGAGGACGGGCACGGAGAGCGAGCGGCGCTGCGGTTTGAGGGGGAGGACGGCACCGTCCGGGTGCTGAGCTATGCAGAATTGAATGCCGAAGTCTGCCGGGTTGCCAATGCTTTGCGCCGGGCCGGCATCGGACCTGGAGATGCCGTCGGGCTCATGATGCCGATGTGCGTCGAGTTGGCCGCAGCATTCCTTGCTGTAATCAAGGTCGGGGGCATCATACTGCCTCTGTTCTCGGGCTATGGGCCGTCCGCAGTGGCGACGCGGCTGAGAGACGCCGAGGCAGCCGCCCTCTTTACGGCGGACGGGTTTCGCCGACGCGGTCGACCGGTCGAGCTGAAGCCGACGGTGGATGAGGCACTGGGGCACTGCCCGACCGTGCGCACAGTAATCGTTCTGGATCACGCCGGACTGGCTCCTCCCCTTGCCACCGGGCGCGACATCTCCTGGAGCGACTTCGTGGACGGCCAACCCGACGAGGCGGAGACCCGGGAGATGGATGCGGAGGACGTGCTGATGGTGATTTACACCAGCGGCACGACGGGACGTCCCAAGGGTGCGGTGCACACGCACTGCGGGTTTCCCATCAAGGCGGCCCAGGACATGGTGCACGCCATGGACCTGAAGCCCGGGGAGGTTATGTACTGGATGACCGACATGGGCTGGATGATGGGCCCCTGGCTGGTCTTCGGCGCGCTGGCGGCCGGTGCGACGATGGTGTTCTATGACGGCGCTCCCGACCATCCTGCCCCGGACCGGGTCTGGGAGGTGGTCTCTCGCCATGGAGTGACCCACCTCGGCCTCAGCCCGGTGCTTGTCCGCGCCCTGGCACCCCACGGCGCGGACCTGCCGGGACGCCATGATCTCTCGGCCCTGAGAGCCGTCGGATCCACGGGAAGCCCCTGGGATCCGGATTCATGGCGTTGGCTGTTTCGCAACGTGCTGGAAGCCCGCAAGCCGATCCTCAACTATTCCGGAGGCACAGAAATCTCCGGGGGTATTGTCTGCGGCAACTTCTTCAGACCGCTCCGGCCCTGCGCGTTCTCGGGACCCGTGCCCGGCATGGATGCGGATGTGCTGGACGAGGAAGGCAACCCGGTGCGTGGAGCCGTGGGCGAACTTGCCATTCGCGGTCCGTGGATCGGCATGACGCGCGGATTCTGGGGGGACCGCGAGCGCTACCTGGACTCGTACTGGAGGCGTTTTCCGGGCATCTGGGTGCACGGTGATTTCGCGGCCATCGACGAGGACGGTCTGTGGTACATCCTCGGCCGAAGCGACGACACGATCAAGGTCGCCGGTAAACGGCTGGGACCCGCTGAGGTCGAGGCCCTGCTGAACGCACACCCGGATGTGGCCGAGAGCGCAGCGATCGGAGTGCCCCATGAAATCAAGGGGGAAGTTGTGGTCGCGTTCTGCGTGCCCGTTCCGGGTACCGATGGAGGCGAGGCCTTACGAAAGGGCCTGTATGATCGCCTCACCGCGGAGTTGGGCAAACCCCTGAAGCCGAAGGCCATCTACTTTGTGGACGCGTTGCCGAAAACGCGCAACAGCAAAGTCATGCGACGTGTGATCCGCGCAGCGCACCTGGATCTCGATCCGGGCGATCTGTCAAGCCTTGAGGATCCGGCCACGCTTGATGCCATCCGGCAGGCCAGATAG
- a CDS encoding FAD-binding oxidoreductase yields the protein MTRSVWHTASPARLEADVCIVGAGILGCSTAFWLRRVAPALRVTVLDARWPAWGASGRNAGFLLQGAVTDYVTDIELYGLDRARRLRRFTHENRDRLLDEIPGAAFRFVPSGSLTVAGDGAEEERLRRSAGRMREDGFAGSFLESDALNARIGSVGFLGGLFTETGGMLDPFELVNQLVARSGALVRRNHRAVAVHQGRVVGDGFEVRADQIVIAAGPWAPDLWPAAAAWVEPHRAQMLALKPRVPARIPAPVYSHEGYYYLRSDYDGRVLVGGARHRHRTEEAGFLEGTSVKLQADLEAYAHAHFPSLAGAEVVRRWSGIMGFSPDGLPVVGPVGDGIWMATGFTGHGMAYGFRAGQLLARGLTGAVDEAGDLFAPDRPELTAHAASA from the coding sequence ATGACCCGATCCGTGTGGCATACAGCTTCACCGGCCCGGCTGGAGGCGGACGTCTGCATTGTCGGCGCGGGAATTCTGGGGTGTTCCACGGCCTTCTGGCTGCGCCGGGTCGCGCCTGCGCTGCGCGTGACGGTGCTCGACGCACGATGGCCGGCCTGGGGCGCCAGCGGCCGGAATGCCGGTTTTTTGCTACAGGGAGCGGTTACTGACTACGTCACGGACATTGAACTCTATGGACTGGATCGCGCCCGTCGCCTGCGCCGGTTTACGCACGAGAACCGCGATCGCCTGCTTGACGAGATTCCCGGTGCCGCCTTCCGCTTCGTGCCCTCCGGCAGTCTGACCGTCGCCGGGGACGGTGCCGAGGAAGAACGCCTGCGCCGGTCGGCCGGGCGCATGCGCGAAGACGGTTTTGCGGGTTCCTTTCTGGAGTCCGACGCGCTGAATGCCCGCATTGGGTCGGTCGGATTCCTCGGAGGCCTGTTCACCGAGACAGGTGGCATGCTGGACCCGTTCGAGCTGGTCAACCAACTCGTTGCACGTTCAGGGGCCCTCGTGCGTAGGAATCACCGTGCGGTCGCGGTCCATCAAGGCCGCGTGGTTGGCGATGGCTTCGAGGTACGCGCCGACCAGATTGTCATCGCCGCCGGTCCGTGGGCCCCCGATCTATGGCCTGCCGCCGCGGCCTGGGTGGAGCCGCACAGGGCCCAGATGCTGGCGCTCAAACCACGCGTTCCGGCGCGCATTCCCGCGCCGGTCTATAGCCACGAGGGGTACTATTATCTGCGCAGCGACTATGACGGGCGCGTCCTTGTTGGAGGGGCGCGTCACCGGCATCGGACCGAAGAGGCGGGGTTCCTCGAGGGCACGTCGGTCAAGCTTCAGGCAGACCTGGAGGCCTATGCGCATGCACACTTCCCGTCCCTCGCCGGAGCCGAGGTAGTGCGCCGCTGGTCAGGCATCATGGGCTTCTCGCCAGACGGGCTCCCGGTCGTGGGACCGGTGGGCGATGGAATTTGGATGGCAACCGGCTTCACCGGTCACGGCATGGCGTATGGATTCCGGGCCGGGCAGCTGCTGGCCCGCGGTCTGACGGGCGCGGTTGACGAGGCCGGCGATCTGTTTGCCCCGGACCGCCCGGAGCTTACCGCTCACGCCGCCTCAGCGTGA
- a CDS encoding carboxypeptidase-like regulatory domain-containing protein has translation MRYCIALISLLSLAPMAQGQSTRISGQVTEAGTGDPLPGAHVFIAASQIGTVTDSEGRYALESLPPGAHRLYVSMLGFEPVAVDSLFRPRAYNLDFQLRQKVLEVGEVTVEAQGDPNWARYLERFENLFIGETPNAMETKILNPEVLDFSEKLGRFRAYASGPLEIENRALGYRLQYFLNDFQATAGRTQYDGEPLFTEIDSASVQDRERWARKRQEAFMGSFRHLVLALLADRSERQGFKLYTRPSVSVAGESPRGQVAMLQGEQRFPIDNPGSLFKPGDAPDEYILGFNGFVEIVYLGEVESEAYLNWQRRGRRAKARYQTSWINLENGPTVFDYKGDFVDPYGVTFYGYLAFERVADQMPKEYRPGR, from the coding sequence ATGCGGTACTGCATCGCCCTCATCTCCCTCCTGTCCCTGGCGCCCATGGCGCAGGGTCAGAGCACTCGTATCTCGGGCCAGGTGACCGAGGCTGGAACCGGGGACCCCCTACCCGGCGCGCACGTCTTCATCGCGGCATCCCAGATCGGGACCGTCACGGACAGTGAGGGCCGGTACGCGTTGGAAAGCCTGCCTCCGGGGGCACACCGGCTGTACGTATCGATGCTGGGCTTCGAGCCGGTCGCGGTAGACTCCCTGTTCCGCCCGAGGGCCTATAACCTGGACTTCCAGCTCCGACAAAAGGTGTTGGAGGTCGGCGAAGTGACCGTCGAGGCGCAGGGCGACCCGAACTGGGCCAGGTACCTGGAGCGGTTCGAGAACCTGTTCATTGGGGAAACGCCCAATGCCATGGAGACGAAGATTCTCAACCCGGAGGTCCTGGACTTCTCGGAGAAGCTCGGGCGATTCCGGGCGTACGCTTCGGGCCCGCTGGAAATTGAAAACCGGGCGCTGGGCTACCGCCTGCAGTACTTCCTGAACGATTTCCAGGCTACGGCGGGACGAACGCAGTACGACGGCGAACCCCTGTTCACCGAAATCGACTCGGCGTCCGTCCAGGATCGCGAACGATGGGCACGGAAGCGGCAGGAAGCCTTCATGGGGTCTTTCAGGCATTTGGTCCTGGCACTCCTGGCGGATCGCTCGGAGCGGCAGGGGTTCAAGCTGTATACCCGCCCCAGCGTGTCGGTCGCCGGGGAGTCACCCCGGGGTCAAGTGGCCATGCTCCAGGGGGAGCAGCGCTTTCCGATCGACAACCCCGGTTCCCTGTTCAAGCCGGGAGATGCACCGGATGAGTACATCCTGGGCTTCAACGGTTTCGTGGAGATTGTGTACCTGGGCGAGGTGGAATCGGAAGCGTACCTGAACTGGCAACGGCGTGGAAGGCGCGCAAAGGCCCGCTACCAGACCAGCTGGATCAATCTGGAGAACGGTCCGACTGTGTTCGATTACAAGGGTGACTTTGTGGACCCGTACGGCGTGACGTTTTACGGCTACCTGGCTTTCGAACGGGTGGCTGACCAGATGCCGAAAGAGTACCGGCCGGGACGGTGA